The Christiangramia flava JLT2011 genome has a segment encoding these proteins:
- a CDS encoding PhzF family phenazine biosynthesis protein, whose amino-acid sequence MNIEIYQVDAFTKEVFAGNPAAVCLLDHWLEAELMQNIAMENNLAETAFVVKADENYQIRWFTPTVEVDLCGHATLAAAHVLYHEKSFQGEQLHFWSDRSGQLLVKKDGERLQLDFPADSISEIPVTPELQSCFSVKPLKIFKGKTDYMFIFKTEESIRNISPNLSAIASLDARGLIASAPGKKVDFVSRFFAPQSGIIEDPVTGSAHTSLTPYWSAQLGKQELEALQLSTRGGHLFCSMEKDRVLISGYSRLYLRGEIVV is encoded by the coding sequence ATGAATATCGAAATTTACCAGGTAGACGCATTCACTAAGGAAGTTTTCGCTGGAAATCCTGCCGCTGTCTGCCTGCTGGACCACTGGCTGGAAGCTGAACTGATGCAGAATATTGCCATGGAAAACAATCTTGCAGAAACTGCTTTCGTAGTCAAAGCTGATGAAAACTACCAGATTCGCTGGTTCACTCCTACTGTTGAAGTGGATCTTTGTGGTCATGCCACACTCGCCGCGGCTCATGTACTTTACCATGAAAAAAGTTTTCAGGGAGAACAGCTGCATTTTTGGAGCGATCGCAGCGGCCAGTTACTGGTAAAAAAGGATGGAGAACGACTTCAGCTGGATTTCCCGGCCGATTCTATTTCTGAGATCCCTGTCACTCCCGAACTCCAAAGCTGTTTTTCAGTAAAACCGCTGAAGATCTTTAAAGGAAAGACCGACTATATGTTCATTTTCAAGACCGAGGAAAGTATTCGGAATATATCACCCAATCTTTCAGCGATCGCATCGCTGGACGCACGCGGGCTTATTGCCAGCGCTCCAGGTAAAAAAGTAGATTTTGTTTCCCGCTTTTTCGCACCACAATCTGGCATTATCGAAGATCCCGTAACGGGTTCCGCCCATACGAGCCTCACGCCCTACTGGTCTGCCCAATTAGGGAAACAGGAACTGGAAGCTTTACAACTTTCAACCAGAGGCGGTCATTTGTTTTGTTCCATGGAAAAAGATCGAGTACTTATCAGTGGGTATTCCAGGCTTTATCTCAGGGGAGAGATCGTGGTGTAA
- a CDS encoding DUF2200 domain-containing protein, with protein MAKHRIYSMSFASVYPHYIAKAEKKGRTQQEVHEVIKWLTGYNEEQLQQVLEKKTNFEDFFDQAPEMNPNASKITGVICGYRVEDIEDPLMQKVRYLDKMIDELAKGRKMEKILRT; from the coding sequence ATGGCAAAACACCGCATTTACTCCATGTCATTCGCGAGCGTCTATCCGCACTACATCGCTAAAGCCGAAAAGAAAGGCCGTACACAGCAGGAAGTTCACGAGGTCATCAAATGGCTCACTGGTTATAACGAAGAACAGCTGCAACAGGTATTGGAGAAAAAAACCAATTTTGAAGATTTTTTTGACCAGGCTCCGGAGATGAACCCAAATGCCTCGAAAATAACCGGTGTGATCTGCGGTTATCGCGTGGAAGATATAGAAGATCCTTTGATGCAGAAAGTTCGCTATCTCGATAAAATGATCGACGAACTGGCGAAAGGTCGTAAAATGGAAAAGATCCTTCGCACTTGA
- a CDS encoding tetratricopeptide repeat protein — MKNFLFCCCILVSSILTAQEVSKEPVLDSVLQLSKEEQLKMLYSNPQVLRTRKKSYETQDAYNDELKLYNDAIELHPENEILYGFRGNFFLTTREFGKAIDDFSKSLELTDNMDIQLYSYMNRATAYLNIRNFQKGYEDLLKAYEIDPTNVGILINLGAVTDEIGKGDETIFYLEKAIQLNPDFYPAYGNLGFKYQEMGDHVKAIEYYDKVLELKPGEPLGYSNRAFNKLKIGDLEGAYRDINISISLYPENSYAYMVRALIYVEGGKLEEACDDLDHALDEGFTEMYGDKVIQLKKQYCANF, encoded by the coding sequence ATGAAAAATTTCCTATTCTGCTGCTGCATACTGGTTTCCAGTATTTTGACCGCTCAGGAAGTGAGTAAGGAACCGGTTCTGGACAGCGTTCTCCAATTATCAAAAGAGGAACAATTAAAAATGTTGTATTCCAATCCACAGGTTTTGAGAACCCGTAAAAAGTCTTACGAAACACAGGATGCCTACAACGATGAATTGAAATTGTACAATGATGCCATCGAACTGCATCCCGAAAATGAGATTTTATATGGTTTTCGTGGAAATTTCTTCCTGACCACCAGGGAATTTGGAAAGGCTATTGATGATTTTTCAAAAAGCCTGGAATTGACAGATAATATGGATATTCAGCTATATTCTTATATGAATCGTGCTACCGCTTATCTCAATATCCGAAATTTTCAAAAAGGATATGAAGACTTGCTGAAGGCTTATGAGATCGATCCTACCAATGTGGGAATTTTGATCAACCTTGGGGCGGTGACTGATGAGATCGGGAAAGGTGATGAAACGATTTTCTATCTCGAAAAAGCCATCCAGCTCAATCCTGACTTCTACCCGGCTTATGGCAATCTGGGTTTCAAATACCAGGAAATGGGCGACCATGTCAAGGCCATTGAATATTACGATAAGGTCCTGGAATTAAAACCGGGCGAACCATTGGGTTACAGTAACCGGGCGTTTAACAAGTTGAAAATTGGCGATCTGGAAGGAGCATATCGGGATATCAATATTTCCATTAGTCTGTATCCTGAAAATTCCTATGCCTATATGGTAAGAGCGCTAATTTATGTAGAGGGAGGTAAACTGGAAGAAGCCTGTGACGACCTCGATCACGCTTTGGATGAAGGTTTTACTGAAATGTATGGTGATAAAGTCATTCAATTGAAAAAACAATATTGCGCGAATTTCTAA
- a CDS encoding helix-turn-helix domain-containing GNAT family N-acetyltransferase: MLADLGYLSVGSQMRGIYEQLQVAGDRTYELSGLPFRSSWFGIYYLLSKSERALSVSEITEAISYTRITVKNVVRELKSEGLVEIHKNPSDSRSKLISLTSKGRDHLPQLEELWNVFDQQLEELFQQKDFLNSLKRVNERLQGESFDKKVLREYFNFSIRPARNEEFSQIGALMVEVYSALKGFPKPAEQPAYYDLLRNVGKLTENETIELLIAVSEQGKIGGAVVFFKDMKDYGSGGTATGELHSSGFRLLAVDPNLRGLGIGKMLTAECIQKARDNQSRQVIIHTTKAMKTAWNMYENMGFKRSGDLDFMQGKLPVFGFRLLLQ, from the coding sequence ATGTTAGCAGATCTTGGGTATTTATCAGTAGGCTCGCAAATGCGGGGAATTTATGAGCAATTGCAGGTAGCGGGAGATCGCACCTACGAATTATCGGGCTTGCCTTTTCGGTCCAGCTGGTTTGGCATCTACTATTTACTCTCAAAATCAGAGCGTGCGCTTAGTGTTTCTGAAATTACCGAAGCGATTTCCTATACCCGCATTACCGTTAAGAACGTGGTACGTGAACTAAAATCCGAAGGTTTGGTGGAAATACATAAAAACCCTTCAGACAGCAGATCAAAACTCATTAGTCTTACTTCAAAAGGTCGTGACCATCTTCCGCAACTCGAAGAATTATGGAATGTTTTTGACCAGCAATTGGAAGAGTTATTCCAGCAAAAAGACTTTCTGAATAGCTTAAAAAGAGTAAATGAACGGCTACAGGGAGAATCGTTTGATAAAAAAGTACTGCGGGAGTATTTCAATTTCAGCATAAGGCCCGCCAGGAATGAAGAGTTTTCGCAAATTGGCGCTTTAATGGTCGAGGTCTATTCCGCATTAAAAGGGTTTCCCAAGCCGGCTGAGCAGCCTGCCTATTACGATCTGCTTCGGAATGTAGGAAAGCTCACTGAAAATGAAACCATAGAATTACTGATCGCAGTCTCAGAACAGGGAAAAATAGGCGGCGCTGTGGTATTCTTTAAGGATATGAAGGATTATGGTTCCGGAGGTACGGCAACGGGAGAGCTTCATTCCAGCGGTTTTCGCCTGCTCGCGGTAGATCCTAACCTGCGCGGATTGGGAATAGGAAAAATGCTTACTGCTGAATGTATCCAGAAAGCACGCGATAATCAATCCAGGCAGGTCATTATCCACACTACCAAAGCGATGAAAACAGCCTGGAATATGTATGAAAACATGGGTTTCAAACGTTCGGGTGATCTCGATTTCATGCAGGGAAAACTTCCGGTTTTCGGGTTTCGACTACTACTGCAATGA
- a CDS encoding ATP-binding cassette domain-containing protein, translated as MSLKLENISKGFGRKPLLNEVFLEIDNNEIVGLFGRNGTGKSTLLKIIFGLLKPDSGIILMDGKDFPCRKIIASGKIAFLPQDSFLPKNRKVREIIPLFFPNGNDQDKVFYAKGVADFCHKKIGDLSLGQLRYLEVLLIGNLQHPYLLLDEPFSMIEPVYKEYIQNFILTLKNSKGILLTDHYYLDVLKVSNRNLLLKDQGLLPIQNENDLITNRYLTKN; from the coding sequence ATGAGTCTCAAACTGGAAAATATTTCAAAAGGCTTCGGAAGAAAACCGCTACTCAATGAGGTATTTCTCGAAATCGACAACAATGAGATTGTAGGGCTTTTTGGCCGTAATGGAACCGGAAAATCAACCTTGCTGAAGATCATTTTCGGTTTACTGAAGCCCGATTCCGGAATAATTCTGATGGACGGTAAAGACTTTCCTTGCAGGAAGATTATTGCCTCGGGAAAAATCGCTTTTCTTCCACAGGATTCCTTTCTTCCGAAGAACAGGAAAGTAAGAGAGATCATCCCATTATTTTTTCCAAATGGGAATGACCAGGATAAGGTTTTTTATGCTAAAGGCGTTGCTGATTTTTGCCATAAAAAGATCGGTGACCTGTCACTGGGCCAGCTTCGATACCTGGAAGTTCTTTTGATCGGAAACCTTCAGCATCCTTACCTCCTGCTCGACGAGCCGTTTTCCATGATCGAACCTGTTTATAAAGAATACATTCAGAATTTTATTTTAACATTGAAGAACTCCAAAGGCATTTTATTAACAGATCATTATTACCTGGATGTGCTGAAGGTATCCAATCGAAATTTATTGCTGAAAGACCAGGGATTGCTCCCTATTCAAAATGAAAACGATCTGATTACCAATCGATACCTCACCAAAAACTAA